A genomic segment from Torulaspora delbrueckii CBS 1146 chromosome 3, complete genome encodes:
- the MTQ1 gene encoding S-adenosylmethionine-dependent methyltransferase (similar to Saccharomyces cerevisiae MTQ1 (YNL063W); ancestral locus Anc_2.245): MRVCPAYIRKVSRQDPLLAMLVGVCRGESQARQELRWMRQELVDPARVRWACKLRSRQVPLQHVLGSQPFGAIDVLCRPQVLIPRWETEEWVCDLTSRLAGMRLQIVDLCTGTGCVALHLQRSLSAARVTAVDCSASAIALAQCNAGRNELQLRLLQRDVLGWQPDEIGRVDLVVCNPPYIPPDKLVRDARASVRFYEPRLALVGDKEFYENLVRVWLSRTRAFVYEVGSEDQCAYVKKHAGKEWIVGTRKDARGEARVVYGYRDGDSEFARAFKGYDNL, from the coding sequence ATGCGAGTGTGCCCCGCGTATATCCGTAAAGTGTCTCGCCAAGACCCACTGCTAGCCATGCTAGTAGGGGTGTGTCGGGGAGAATCGCAGGCCCGACAGGAACTACGATGGATGCGACAGGAGCTGGTTGATCCAGCTCGTGTTCGTTGGGCGTGTAAGCTGCGATCGCGGCAAGTGCCTTTGCAACATGTGTTGGGATCGCAGCCGTTCGGTGCCATTGATGTGCTTTGCAGACCACAAGTGCTGATTCCTCGGTGGGAGACAGAGGAATGGGTCTGTGACCTGACGTCTCGTCTGGCTGGGATGCGACTGCAAATTGTTGATCTGTGCACGGGAACTGGGTGTGTGGCATTGCATTTGCAGCGTAGTTTGTCGGCGGCAAGAGTTACAGCGGTTGATTGCTCAGCTAGTGCCATAGCTCTTGCTCAGTGCAATGCTGGGCGCAACGAGTTACAGTTGCGGCTGTTACAGCGAGATGTGCTGGGTTGGCAACCGGACGAGATCGGACGCGTCGATTTGGTAGTTTGTAATCCGCCATATATCCCTCCGGACAAGCTGGTACGTGATGCAAGGGCGAGTGTGAGGTTTTATGAGCCGCGCTTAGCGCTTGTGGGTGATAAGGAGTTTTATGAGAACTTGGTGCGCGTGTGGCTGTCTCGTACCAGGGCGTTCGTTTACGAGGTGGGAAGTGAAGATCAGTGCGCGTATGTGAAGAAGCATGCGGGGAAGGAGTGGATTGTCGGTACACGTAAGGATGCTAGAGGAGAGGCTAGGGTTGTCTATGGATATAGAGATGGTGACTCGGAGTTTGCCAGAGCGTTTAAGGGGTATGATAATTTGTGA
- the YDJ1 gene encoding type I HSP40 co-chaperone YDJ1 (similar to Saccharomyces cerevisiae YDJ1 (YNL064C); ancestral locus Anc_2.243), with product MVKDSKYYDLLGVSVSATEIEIKKAYRKSALKYHPDKNPSAEAAEKFKEVSSAYEVLSDSEKRQVYDQFGEEGLSGGAGGAGGFGGFGGYGDDIFSQFFGGAPGGGRPRGPQRGRDIKHEIAVTLEELYKGRTAKLALNKQILCKGCNGRGGKEGAVKKCSSCNGQGYKFVTRQMGPMIQRFQTECEACAGTGDIIDPKDRCKSCNGKKVANERKILEVHVDPGMKDGQKIVFKGEADQAPDVIPGDVIFVVSEKPHKNFQRVGDDLVYEAEIDLLTAVAGGEFSLEHVSGDWLKVAIVPGEVISPGMRKVVEGKGMPIAKFGGYGNLLVTFKINFPPNHFTSDENLKKLEEILPPRAKTTIPSKAHVEDCVLSEFDAAKYNRQNGRGGQSYDDDDDDEHGGAEGVQCASQ from the coding sequence ATGGTTAAGGATTCTAAATATTACGATCTACTTGGGGTCTCTGTGAGTGCCACCGAGATcgaaatcaagaaagcttaTAGAAAAtctgctttgaaataccATCCGGATAAGAACCCTAGCGCGGAAgcagctgaaaaattcaaagaagtgtCATCGGCGTATGAGGTGTTGAGTGATTCGGAAAAACGTCAGGTTTATGATCAGTTTGGTGAGGAAGGTTTGAGCGGTGGGGCTGGGGGAGCTGGTGGTTTCGGCGGGTTTGGTGGATACGGCGATGATATATTTTCGCAGTTCTTTGGCGGTGCACCAGGCGGTGGCAGGCCTCGTGGTCCTCAGCGTGGTAGAGATATCAAACATGAGATCGCTGTTACACTGGAAGAGTTGTACAAGGGTAGGACTGCCAAGTTGGCTTTGAACAAGCAAATCTTGTGTAAAGGCTGTAACGGGCGTGGTGGTAAAGAAGGTGCTGTTAAGAAATGTTCCAGCTGTAATGGACAGGGTTATAAGTTTGTCACTAGACAGATGGGACCTATGATCCAGAGATTCCAGACCGAGTGTGAAGCCTGTGCAGGTACGGGTGATATCATCGACCCTAAGGATCGTTGTAAGAGTTGTAATGGTAAGAAGGTGGCCAATGAAAGGAAGATTCTTGAAGTTCACGTTGATCCGGGTATGAAGGATGGTCAAAAGATTGTTTTCAAGGGCGAGGCAGATCAAGCTCCGGATGTTATACCAGGTGATGTGATCTTTGTTGTCTCTGAGAAACCACACAAGAATTTCCAGAGGGTCGGCGATGACCTTGTGTACGAGGCAGAGATCGATTTGTTGACTGCAGTGGCAGGTGGTGAATTCTCCTTGGAACATGTTTCCGGTGACTGGTTGAAGGTTGCTATTGTTCCTGGTGAAGTTATCTCTCCAGGTATGCGTAAAGTCGTCGAGGGTAAAGGTATGCCAATTGCTAAATTTGGCGGTTACGGTAACTTGTTGGtcactttcaagatcaatttcCCACCAAATCACTTCACATCCGATGAaaacttgaaaaagttagaagaaattttgCCTCCAAGAGCAAAGACCACTATTCCATCAAAGGCTCACGTCGAGGACTGTGTCCTATCGGAATTCGACGCGGCTAAATATAATAGACAGAATGGAAGAGGTGGACAAAGctatgatgatgatgatgatgatgaacatGGTGGCGCTGAAGGTGTCCAATGTGCATCTCAATAA
- the RPI1 gene encoding Rpi1p (similar to Saccharomyces cerevisiae RPI1 (YIL119C); ancestral locus Anc_2.244), with protein MSAEPQADEQDRNERMQKYIDGIIAVTSLDGGGGVGGDGKGVGGDEEDILMMKKKKKKEDPSTDESDSDDSSTYSIEIKRASPLISFASNGKKTRNKWKASEDFALLRVLLDHAHLLTFVEYFKPMKKFWIKISQALNELHAGERNARQCHDRFKVLYAKALRIQDDLDEDDTYSGTLNSEAEQLLLHVRNTFTFSSGNITLKTQPAVASALPDETAQATKLRQDQDQTTETQRKETETMQSYIFHVLSNLQEQIDLLRNHLRATDRKTQELSDTLQDLIQAFHFPPPPSQHENQDEKRSSGDDARTKK; from the coding sequence ATGTCCGCTGAACCTCAGGCTGACGAGCAGGATCGCAACGAGAGGATGCAGAAATATATCGATGGGATAATAGCCGTGACGTCATTGGACGGAGGTGGAGGGGTTGGTGGTGACGGAAAGGGGGTTGGTGGCGACGAGGAAGATatactgatgatgaagaagaagaagaagaaggaggaTCCCAGTACCGATGAATCGGATTCGGATGATTCTTCGACCTACTCGATCGAGATCAAGAGGGCTTCGCCCTTGATCTCGTTCGCTAGCAACGGTAAAAAGACCCGCAACAAGTGGAAAGCTTCGGAAGACTTCGCGCTGCTGAGGGTGTTGTTGGACCACGCGCATCTGCTCACGTTCGTGGAGTACTTCAAGCCCATGAAGAAGTTCTGGATCAAGATATCACAGGCTCTTAACGAACTGCATGCCGGCGAACGTAATGCCCGGCAGTGCCATGACCGTTTCAAAGTGCTCTACGCCAAGGCTCTACGTATCCAGGACGACCTGGACGAAGATGACACCTACAGCGGTACGCTCAATTCGGAGGCAGAACAACTGCTCCTCCATGTGCGAAACACATTCACTTTTAGCAGCGGCAACATCACTTTGAAAACACAGCCTGCGGTCGCGTCTGCGCTGCCCGACGAAACCGCACAGGCCACTAAGCTCCGACAGGACCAAGACCAGACCACTGAGACGCAGAGAAAGGAGACCGAGACCATGCAATCATATATCTTTCATGTACTCAGTaatttacaagaacaaatcgaCTTACTGCGCAACCATTTGAGGGCTACGGATCGCAAGACCCAGGAACTCTCCGACACTTTGCAAGATCTCATCCAGGCGTTTCATTTCCCACCTCCACCTTCACAGCACGAGAACCAAGACGAGAAGCGGTCGTCGGGCGACGACGCGCGAACtaaaaaataa
- the RHO2 gene encoding Rho family GTPase RHO2 (similar to Saccharomyces cerevisiae RHO2 (YNL090W); ancestral locus Anc_2.200), which yields MSENAVRRKLVIIGDGACGKTSLLYVFTLGKFPEEYHPTVFENYVTDCRVDGIKVSLTLWDTAGQEEYERLRPFSYSKADIILIGFAVDDPESLINARTKWAEEALRYCPDAPIILVGLKKDLRRSHEENAQGEKFVSLADAQQIAKQIGAKKYLECSALSGEGVDDVFELATRTSLLVNKEPGQQCCLIA from the coding sequence ATGTCAGAAAATGCAGTTCGAAGAAAACTGGTGATTATCGGTGATGGTGCGTGCGGCAAAACATCTCTGCTATACGTATTTACCTTGGGTAAGTTTCCTGAGGAATACCATCCTACTGTATTTGAAAACTATGTGACAGATTGTAGGGTCGACGGGATCAAAGTCTCACTTACACTTTGGGATACTGCCGGTCAGGAAGAATACGAGAGATTGAGACCATTTTCATACTCCAAAGCTGATATAATACTGATAGGATTCGCTGTTGATGATCCTGAGTCTCTGATAAATGCCCGAACCAAATGGGCGGAAGAAGCACTACGATATTGTCCCGATGCACCTATAATACTGGTGggattgaagaaagatttaaGAAGATCTCATGAGGAAAATGCGCAAGGTGAGAAATTCGTTAGTTTGGCAGATGCACAGCAAATCGCCAAGCAAATAGGTGCCAAAAAATACTTGGAATGCAGTGCTCTCTCTGGAGAAGGAGTGGATGATGTTTTTGAGCTTGCGACTAGGACCAGTTTGCTGGTCAACAAGGAACCTGGTCAACAATGTTGCCTGATTGCTTAG
- the NST1 gene encoding Nst1p (similar to Saccharomyces cerevisiae NST1 (YNL091W); ancestral locus Anc_2.199) translates to MPPNSKKGKKKSKSKQHTKKGTSSEIQAKLYDEANDYPTSRVIKRAPNGDVIVESLPTDEELDEDQKNSQSMESPMAFTLDSHWESLEPEEKKSILRIEKDEVFDVIQNYQNSHNCNCSVCGRRHMAMDQEMERIYNTLYDLDRERDPEINPIKFHLSIIKELQNSKVQHQQDVASCGVNGGNNDDDQPVSEPGNIRDDVVKYFLSSNAVDSLKEEVMHFKQNKQQQQILSGHGEGVENDEPPTTPVEQTVDPNIIRTPSISDDLHNKPVQEGESRGMPADNEELQAKYLKFAKTFVSSHPKIAKEYVSRMMMYPDMRALTDDLMNNNGQGFVKAIESFVAQKQGQLPDPVGAENSFDGFVEAANIKGQSLGDAKEFTTMLHNGKPLTPEEYANLQRHVADRMTNSYDAQRKEFKEVSQLERELFTRFMFGEDRKRFGDLIMQSFREKFDDQYSNAAIGASLAAAAATTVSPIEMPGHDEINEDYDFDHGENDEDEEELDSNEYDESYDDYSDYGDEDEIEQGDEEDEIRSDLDEENDDDEEPASERSHRYCAHDARVDQQHTCHEHKSHVQDNGIPHGQQNGHYHPHHEHDEDFHDENDKYESSLDEADRLEEGRKLIQIAITKLLQGRIMESYHEKQAENNRLKLLQELEAEELKKKAKEEKKHKKREKEKEKKKAQQIAKEEEKRRKEEEAEMMKKEAEEREKQRREAQRKKVEEVKRKKDEERRRKLEEQRRREEEQERHRKIKEEQKRKRDEERRLKDEERKRLEEGKRQKEEELKLQEQLKLKADEEKRLQEERATENQTKMHLDQAVDRNIDGPSSQKPLFTSLQYSTPSPNMPYGNNVQPMPSYRSNNVNDDILNMVSSATASKPVASSSGLQTLLDVGPGIPHDAGSQPLVSNGAQLFGPSSLMPTGNYPGEEMSYNNMPCMMPPVSSSRNSASSGLGSQNFGLSSWNSYGSNPNLMKGFHQAPLDLQREQRQHSVSAFGTNNTQPANEEYLAEEMNNIANMLSSAGLQDPSTTSRAGSFGQLPLWGSQRDRSSISIPNSLAPRNTGLNIDANPSSEAVSTSEAPITGSTAQHSSIWDEGSKDTIPTIAGEVTPMANKSRSATFSSSIWGPTHMSFLDEASDVSNTPTAQTNVENKRIDREQENKDSVFVDSIYKTYLAFTPPGSQDYVPTNTIHQNSLCCTLDYPSFISYLLSMHTSHNCDLLTSPAGSITHVRMSGPQNEKAQSSSRDRTDSMMSGAYFNQPETSMPPQLNETNSALGNGPAFGPQYFNLPHSMNHSSLTSNIWG, encoded by the coding sequence atGCCACCCAACTCCAAGAAGGGCAAGAAAAAAAGTAAATCAAAGCAGCATACCAAAAAGGGTACTTCTTCGGAGATACAGGCGAAACTGTACGATGAAGCAAACGATTATCCAACTTCCCGTGTGATAAAACGGGCACCTAACGGAGATGTCATCGTAGAGTCTCTGCccactgatgaagaacttgatgaagatcagAAGAATTCACAGTCCATGGAGTCACCAATGGCTTTTACGTTGGATTCGCATTGGGAATCACTTGAACcagaggagaagaaaagcATATTGAGgattgaaaaagatgaagtgTTTGATGTGATCCAAAATTACCAGAATAGCCACAACTGCAATTGCTCAGTGTGTGGCCGCCGTCATATGGCGATGGATCAGGAGATGGAGCGCATATATAATACTCTCTATGATCTCGACAGGGAACGGGATCCCGAAATAAATCCCATCAAATTTCACCTGAGTATCATTAAGGAACTACAGAACTCCAAGGTGCAACACCAACAGGACGTCGCTTCGTGTGGAGTTAACGGAGGcaataatgatgatgatcaaCCTGTCAGCGAGCCAGGAAACATAAGGGACGATGTAGTGAAGTACTTTCTGTCATCAAATGCAGTGGACTCCTTGAAAGAGGAAGTAATGCATTTTAAGCAAAACaaacaacagcaacagaTCCTATCTGGACATGGAGAAGGAGTGgaaaatgatgaacctCCTACAACTCCAGTCGAACAAACTGTGGATCCAAACATAATACGAACACCCTCAATCAGTGATGATCTTCATAATAAACCAGTACAGGAAGGTGAAAGCAGAGGGATGCCAGCtgataatgaagaattacaaGCGAAATATCTGAAATTTGCTAAGACTTTTGTGTCCTCACACCCAAAGATCGCCAAGGAATATGTCAGCCGAATGATGATGTATCCCGATATGCGGGCCCTAACTGATGATTTAATGAATAATAATGGGCAAGGATTTGTCAAAGCTATCGAAAGTTTCGTGGCTCAGAAGCAAGGGCAATTGCCAGACCCCGTCGGTGCAGAAAACAGTTTTGATGGCTTTGTAGAGGCGGCAAACATTAAGGGACAAAGTTTGGGCGATGCTAAAGAGTTTACGACAATGCTACACAATGGAAAACCCCTGACGCCTGAAGAATACGCCAACTTGCAACGTCATGTCGCCGACAGAATGACCAATTCTTATGACGCACAAAGAAAggaattcaaagaagtcTCTCAGTTAGAAAGAGAACTTTTTACGCGGTTCATGTTCGGTGAAGATAGGAAGAGATTTGGAGATCTCATAATGCAGTCATTCAGAGAAAAATTCGACGATCAGTATAGCAACGCCGCTATCGGAGCCAGTTTGGCAGCGGCTGCGGCTACTACTGTCTCACCAATTGAGATGCCTGGTCATGATGAGATCAACGAGGATTATGATTTCGACCACGGtgagaatgatgaagatgaggaagaattggacAGTAACGAATATGACGAATCATACGATGACTACTCGGACTACggtgatgaggatgaaatAGAGCAAGGTGATGAGGAGGATGAGATAAGGTCTgacttggatgaagaaaatgatgatgacgaggagCCTGCTAGTGAAAGGAGCCACCGTTATTGTGCTCATGATGCGCGTGTGGATCAACAGCATACCTGCCACGAACATAAGAGCCATGTGCAAGACAATGGCATACCTCATGGGCAGCAAAATGGCcattatcatcctcatcacGAGCACGACGAGGATTTtcatgatgaaaatgaCAAGTACGAGAGCAGTCTGGATGAGGCCGACCGATTAGAGGAAGGTCGGAAATTGATTCAGATTGCTATAACGAAATTGCTGCAGGGCAGGATCATGGAATCTTATCATGAGAAACAGGCTGAAAATAACAGActaaaacttcttcaagaactaGAAGCTGAGGAActaaagaagaaagcaaaggaagagaagaagcatAAGAAGAGGgaaaaggagaaagagaagaagaaagctcaacAAATTGccaaagaggaagaaaaacgaaggaaagaagaagaagctgaaatgatgaagaaagaagctgaagagcGCGAGAAACAAAGGCGAGAAGCTCAGAGAAaaaaagtggaagaagtCAAACGTaaaaaggatgaagagagaaGACGTAAACTGGAGGAGCAGCGTCgcagagaagaagaacaggagCGACAtagaaagatcaaagaagagcagAAACGCAAGCGAGATGAGGAGAGGcgtttgaaagatgaggAAAGGAAGCGCTTAGAGGAAGGGAAACGGcaaaaggaagaagagttaAAGCTGCAGGAACAACTTAAGCTAAAGGCGGATGAAGAAAAGCGCCTGCAAGAGGAGCGAGCTACGGAGAATCAAACAAAGATGCACCTTGATCAGGCGGTCGATAGAAATATAGACGGACCATCATCTCAAAAGCCGCTGTTTACGTCATTGCAGTACTCAACTCCGTCACCAAACATGCCATACGGGAACAATGTTCAACCAATGCCATCTTACCGGTCAAATAATGTGAATGATGACATATTAAATATGGTTAGTTCTGCGACAGCATCAAAGCCAGTTGCCTCTTCTTCGGGTCTACAAACTTTACTCGATGTAGGGCCCGGTATACCTCATGATGCCGGCTCGCAGCCGCTGGTCTCCAATGGAGCACAGTTGTTCGGCCCGTCGAGCTTGATGCCAACTGGCAACTATCCTGGAGAAGAAATGTCCTACAACAATATGCCTTGCATGATGCCACCAGTATCCAGTTCTCGTaattctgcttcttctggGCTAGGGAGTCAAAATTTCGGCCTATCTTCGTGGAATTCATATGGAAGCAACCCCAATCTGATGAAGGGTTTCCATCAAGCACCGTTAGACTTACAAAGAGAGCAACGTCAGCATTCTGTATCTGCGTTTGGTACAAACAATACGCAGCCGGCAAATGAAGAATATCTGGCCGAAGAAATGAACAATATCGCTAATATGTTATCATCTGCGGGACTACAGGATCCCTCCACGACCAGTCGTGCAGGATCATTCGGACAACTACCTCTTTGGGGCTCACAAAGAGATCGTTCATCGATTTCTATCCCAAACAGCTTAGCGCCCAGGAATACTGGTCTAAACATCGATGCTAACCCATCTTCTGAAGCCGTTTCAACCTCTGAAGCACCCATCACTGGCAGCACAGCCCAACACAGCTCTATTTGGGACGAAGGAAGCAAGGACACCATCCCCACAATCGCAGGAGAGGTCACTCCCATGGCCAATAAGTCAAGATCAGCCACTTTCTCATCTAGTATCTGGGGTCCTACTCATATGTCCTTCCTAGATGAGGCAAGCGACGTTTCAAATACACCAACGGCACAGACTAACGTTGAAAACAAACGTATCGACAGAGAACAAGAGAATAAAGACAGTGTTTTCGTTGATAGCATTTACAAGACGTACTTGGCGTTTACTCCACCAGGTTCTCAAGACTACGTTCCAACCAACacaattcatcaaaacagTCTTTGTTGTACCTTGGATTATCCCTCTTTCATCAGCTACCTATTGAGCATGCATACTTCCCACAATTGTGACCTACTGACGAGTCCAGCAGGCTCTATCACCCACGTTAGAATGTCAGGTCCTCAAAACGAGAAGGCTCAAAGTTCTTCCAGAGATCGCACAGATAGCATGATGAGTGGAGCATATTTTAATCAACCAGAGACTTCTATGCCTCCTCAACTCAATGAGACAAACTCGGCGTTGGGTAATGGACCTGCTTTTGGCCCCCAATATTTCAACTTACCTCATTCCATGAATCATTCATCTTTAACAAGCAACATATGGGGCTAA